From Bacteroidota bacterium, one genomic window encodes:
- a CDS encoding PKD domain-containing protein, protein MKKIFNTKKYVLMLLAIVIVSIASQTKLAAQNCSQVEILYQQPDCYKPAKDHNGGSTQPKRDCTPVSACVGETYPYSAAGTWATYLWAITSGPASPTINPSTSAPSITITWPVIGTYVLTLTVTDAFGNTFTKCLEVNVRDKPNASFTFSPNNACPNSITNFTNTTTFAGVASYSWNFGDPASGVNNNSMLTNPTHIYNSAGTYIVTLVAYSTILVPGGGGTLGNPGDSMTLVTCCADTFIDTVTVVNGNIKIDCISTVCAGDTATYTAVGCVTPTWGIPVGGAIISTNGNQVTIVWGNGNPQGQISVQCGGCIAYATVPILPSSPIIVGPISPCNTSNASYTVPYLPGTFYTWTLMNVTTATNANNLLSTYPDNNTVWINWANAIPSNTYQLTIFLNNKHLCCSSTGSLTIIPKQRFSVMGSATVCVGQSGFFGTSPGGTFDWSILPITGVSPSFSLGTPNYSPLFGSVGTGTFVVTATNLSNSFCNTTASTSVKVVPVPSNGTIQGPDTVCANSQYNYNMTPVAPTGYYYEWTITNGSFQPGNITPTITGDNVTVLWTSVPGTLSVILRQSAAPFCATPATTKTTVAATVGGIAGNDSVCVDGTENYSLSGGNVPAGTTVTWTISPSSNGTITGGQGTNGITVLWHGQAGTGPWGPVTITASTGCGNTSITNIYIFPKFTFSITMSGTNVCLPGGVSLTAVGAPSGSTYAWSNGGTTQTITNLTVYGNYTCTVTKGGCSFTKSFFVPDPFKILPVTCGVGRCTGVGSGMFEQLGINIVAPGAGSFTYQWYSGTYPTGTSVQGPTVTGALSNTYLATLPGLYYVVVSYGTCTRTAAFNVAKVCCPDVNKPKITQAKQLSCNKFRFTGTTPNPTGALIIWDYGDGGTDTGYSNVPITHTYIHAGVYCVKFCVGPPSPNPTSCTGNCVSTTVTVPIEAIFTRTLGCNGCVTVTNTSIVIAPNPASVTYLWNFGDGFTTAVANPAMHCYTSPGNYPVSLTISYNNGLGGPNNITCTNTAIDTVKYIKLAINSTAPACTGVPVVFSSNPSPFVTYSWTFGDGGTAFTSPTSHSYANPSNNVPVVLLVTDLLGNTCKDSISIKVWQGINGCTIQPGFICPGGNATLTTPNVAGYSYLWEVETMPNTFVAAPGTNNANNYSTNVVGNYHVVITNSNGCQCISNTVAVKQVAKPKAIFNVSPSMNLCSPGGMVTLTANQVNGDTNKWYMNGNYGSQLGVGPVYMMFVSSTTVFNLVVTNQYGCSDTCSMTVSVNAPPAPPVISPVGTLCEGVPITLTVTNYTNNITWNNGGTTPSITVVAAGTYIATYTDTVTGCTSSTAVTVNRRPSAGLFPHYCDSIPCECVRPFVIYAPNPLIGIFASNYTVNWYDANTNNFLYTGPSYNNGGNGVQTGSYYIIITDQTTGCVDTSNSYSVLVPKCPDTCDCSESYFDDIIVTTKAGKQNKMHCKEMDTLRCNQTYTINTSFHCNDTVSCPPKVTYSLLLPDNSVQTGTLALNLTPTQTGTYILTLYGWCGGKICDSCVIKFVTTCKDCSCKGSKWAEKVYEIDGITQLITCMKPDDEPIVVKCNKVININAVYNCADATCNAAVTYTLVTPAGTTTGSVPLTFTTNLSGIYTLTLYGWCGTTICDSCTIRFTTDCHVDTSCCPYTITIDTGTVKYDYVLIPNATVVTENYSISGLSTANISEVRANVVSYNITDNFGKECLKCVNLPFTWASVSTATNIVTVPPAITMYGGTTVPSFNGSGSGAYQNPREVIWNNNTIFSIPNNTNVGISYILPPVPAIDCCELKGTICVKFTFRDQDCKECEVIRCFDFAIKKKAAGNK, encoded by the coding sequence ATGAAAAAGATATTTAACACCAAAAAATACGTACTGATGTTATTGGCGATTGTTATTGTTTCAATTGCATCACAAACAAAACTTGCAGCACAAAATTGTAGTCAAGTAGAGATATTATATCAGCAGCCCGATTGCTACAAACCTGCAAAAGACCATAACGGAGGAAGCACACAACCTAAAAGAGATTGTACTCCTGTCTCGGCATGTGTTGGCGAAACTTATCCTTACAGTGCTGCGGGCACTTGGGCCACTTATCTATGGGCTATTACCTCGGGTCCAGCCTCGCCCACTATCAATCCAAGTACAAGTGCTCCAAGTATTACTATCACATGGCCAGTTATAGGAACTTATGTGCTGACGCTTACAGTGACTGACGCCTTTGGAAATACTTTTACAAAATGCCTTGAAGTCAATGTGCGAGACAAGCCTAATGCGAGCTTCACATTTTCGCCCAATAATGCCTGTCCGAATTCAATAACCAACTTTACCAATACTACCACATTTGCTGGTGTAGCATCCTATAGTTGGAATTTTGGCGACCCTGCTTCGGGTGTAAATAATAATTCTATGCTTACCAATCCAACACATATATATAATAGTGCGGGAACTTATATAGTTACACTTGTTGCATACAGTACTATACTAGTGCCTGGCGGTGGTGGAACTTTAGGCAACCCAGGCGATTCAATGACGTTGGTTACTTGCTGTGCAGATACATTTATTGATACAGTTACTGTAGTAAATGGCAATATTAAAATTGACTGTATCAGCACCGTTTGTGCAGGCGATACTGCCACTTATACAGCGGTTGGTTGTGTAACTCCTACTTGGGGCATACCTGTGGGAGGAGCAATTATTTCAACCAATGGAAACCAAGTTACTATTGTATGGGGTAATGGAAACCCACAAGGACAAATCTCGGTACAATGCGGAGGCTGTATTGCCTATGCTACGGTGCCCATCCTTCCGTCTTCTCCCATTATTGTTGGTCCCATATCGCCCTGCAATACCAGCAATGCATCGTATACTGTACCTTATTTACCAGGCACATTTTACACTTGGACTTTAATGAATGTGACCACGGCTACCAATGCCAATAATTTATTAAGCACTTACCCCGACAATAATACCGTATGGATTAATTGGGCAAATGCAATACCCAGCAATACCTATCAACTGACCATATTTCTTAACAACAAACATTTGTGTTGTTCTTCAACAGGAAGTTTAACCATTATACCCAAACAAAGGTTTAGCGTAATGGGCTCTGCAACTGTATGTGTGGGGCAAAGCGGATTTTTCGGCACTTCTCCTGGTGGAACATTTGACTGGTCGATATTGCCCATTACTGGAGTATCGCCTTCATTTAGCTTAGGCACACCAAACTATAGCCCATTGTTTGGAAGTGTTGGTACTGGAACCTTTGTAGTAACCGCTACCAATTTAAGCAATTCCTTCTGCAATACCACCGCATCTACCAGTGTAAAAGTGGTGCCTGTGCCTAGCAATGGCACTATACAAGGCCCTGACACGGTATGTGCAAATAGCCAATATAATTATAATATGACACCAGTGGCACCTACTGGATACTATTATGAATGGACTATAACAAACGGCTCATTTCAGCCCGGCAATATCACACCAACTATAACTGGCGATAATGTAACTGTATTATGGACAAGTGTCCCCGGGACTTTATCAGTGATATTGAGACAAAGTGCTGCCCCATTTTGTGCTACACCTGCCACTACCAAAACCACGGTAGCAGCAACGGTAGGCGGCATCGCGGGCAATGACAGTGTTTGTGTAGATGGGACCGAAAACTATTCATTATCAGGTGGCAATGTACCTGCAGGAACAACAGTTACCTGGACTATCTCTCCGTCAAGTAACGGAACTATTACAGGTGGGCAAGGCACAAATGGAATCACAGTACTTTGGCACGGTCAAGCTGGAACTGGCCCCTGGGGTCCAGTAACCATTACTGCATCCACCGGCTGTGGCAATACATCTATAACTAATATTTATATTTTCCCCAAATTTACCTTTAGCATTACTATGTCAGGCACAAATGTATGTTTGCCTGGCGGTGTTTCACTTACTGCGGTGGGTGCACCTTCTGGATCTACTTATGCTTGGTCGAATGGTGGTACTACTCAAACTATTACCAACCTTACCGTATATGGCAATTATACTTGTACCGTAACTAAAGGCGGTTGCTCGTTCACCAAAAGTTTCTTCGTCCCCGATCCATTTAAAATATTGCCAGTAACCTGTGGCGTGGGTCGATGCACCGGCGTAGGCAGTGGTATGTTTGAGCAATTAGGGATTAATATAGTTGCTCCAGGTGCGGGCTCTTTTACATACCAATGGTATAGCGGCACTTATCCTACTGGCACTTCAGTGCAAGGACCAACGGTTACGGGTGCTTTATCAAACACATATTTAGCTACGCTACCTGGTCTCTACTATGTGGTAGTAAGCTATGGCACTTGCACTCGCACTGCTGCTTTTAACGTGGCCAAAGTATGCTGCCCCGATGTGAACAAGCCAAAAATTACCCAAGCCAAACAACTAAGCTGTAATAAATTTCGGTTCACTGGCACTACACCCAACCCAACAGGAGCACTTATTATTTGGGATTACGGCGATGGTGGTACCGATACTGGTTATTCCAATGTACCAATCACCCATACTTATATACATGCAGGTGTTTACTGTGTTAAGTTCTGCGTTGGGCCTCCATCTCCCAACCCTACTAGCTGCACTGGCAATTGTGTTTCAACAACTGTAACTGTGCCTATAGAAGCCATTTTTACCCGCACTTTGGGATGCAATGGATGTGTAACGGTCACCAATACTTCTATAGTTATTGCACCCAATCCAGCTAGCGTAACTTATTTATGGAATTTTGGTGATGGCTTTACCACTGCGGTTGCAAACCCAGCTATGCATTGCTATACTTCGCCGGGCAACTATCCTGTTTCATTAACTATATCGTATAATAATGGCTTAGGCGGACCCAATAATATTACTTGCACGAACACCGCAATTGATACTGTAAAATATATCAAACTGGCTATTAATAGTACAGCCCCCGCTTGCACAGGAGTGCCCGTAGTTTTCTCATCAAATCCAAGTCCCTTTGTAACCTATAGTTGGACTTTTGGCGATGGCGGAACTGCGTTCACTTCACCTACCTCACACTCTTATGCCAATCCTTCTAACAATGTTCCTGTTGTTTTACTAGTAACAGATTTGTTAGGCAATACCTGTAAAGATAGTATCTCTATAAAAGTATGGCAAGGAATAAACGGTTGCACCATCCAACCTGGCTTTATATGCCCAGGTGGGAATGCAACACTAACTACGCCTAATGTGGCTGGATATAGTTATTTGTGGGAAGTAGAAACAATGCCTAATACTTTTGTAGCAGCTCCTGGAACCAATAACGCCAATAACTATAGCACCAATGTAGTAGGCAATTATCATGTGGTAATTACAAATAGTAACGGATGTCAATGTATATCAAATACAGTGGCGGTTAAACAGGTTGCCAAACCCAAAGCCATTTTTAATGTTTCTCCATCTATGAACCTGTGCAGCCCCGGCGGAATGGTAACCCTTACCGCCAACCAAGTAAACGGAGACACCAATAAATGGTATATGAACGGAAACTATGGCTCGCAACTAGGAGTAGGACCTGTATATATGATGTTTGTTTCCAGCACCACCGTATTCAACTTGGTCGTAACAAACCAATACGGTTGTAGCGATACTTGCTCCATGACTGTATCGGTAAATGCACCTCCCGCACCTCCTGTCATCTCCCCTGTTGGCACGCTATGCGAAGGAGTACCTATCACCTTAACTGTAACCAATTATACAAACAATATAACTTGGAATAATGGTGGCACCACGCCCAGCATTACAGTAGTGGCAGCAGGAACTTATATTGCCACCTATACTGACACTGTAACAGGTTGCACCTCTAGCACAGCAGTCACGGTAAATAGAAGACCCTCGGCAGGACTATTCCCGCATTACTGCGATTCTATTCCCTGCGAATGTGTCAGACCTTTTGTTATTTATGCACCCAATCCATTAATCGGGATATTCGCATCCAACTATACTGTTAACTGGTACGATGCCAATACCAACAACTTTTTGTATACAGGCCCTAGTTATAACAATGGGGGCAATGGTGTGCAGACAGGAAGTTACTATATAATAATAACCGACCAAACTACTGGCTGTGTTGATACCAGCAATTCTTATTCAGTATTAGTGCCCAAGTGCCCTGACACTTGCGACTGCAGCGAAAGTTATTTTGATGACATTATTGTAACCACCAAAGCAGGTAAACAGAACAAAATGCATTGCAAGGAGATGGATACATTGCGGTGTAACCAAACTTATACCATCAATACATCATTTCATTGTAATGATACCGTAAGCTGCCCGCCTAAGGTAACTTACTCACTGCTATTGCCGGATAATAGCGTGCAAACAGGCACTCTTGCCCTAAACCTCACACCTACGCAAACAGGCACCTATATACTCACACTCTATGGTTGGTGTGGTGGAAAAATTTGCGATAGTTGTGTTATTAAATTTGTAACTACTTGCAAAGATTGTAGCTGTAAAGGAAGTAAGTGGGCTGAGAAAGTATATGAAATTGATGGCATTACGCAGCTTATTACCTGCATGAAACCTGATGATGAACCCATAGTCGTAAAATGCAATAAAGTAATTAATATTAATGCAGTATACAACTGTGCCGATGCCACTTGCAATGCGGCTGTTACTTACACATTGGTTACGCCAGCAGGAACCACAACGGGCAGCGTGCCACTTACCTTTACCACCAACCTGTCGGGTATCTACACCCTCACACTTTATGGTTGGTGCGGCACTACCATTTGCGATAGCTGTACCATCCGTTTCACCACCGATTGTCATGTAGATACAAGTTGCTGTCCCTACACAATAACAATTGACACAGGAACCGTGAAGTACGATTATGTGCTTATACCCAATGCCACAGTGGTAACCGAAAACTATAGCATCAGCGGGCTAAGCACCGCAAACATTTCCGAGGTGCGTGCCAATGTGGTAAGCTATAATATTACTGACAACTTCGGTAAAGAATGCCTCAAATGCGTAAACCTTCCATTTACTTGGGCAAGTGTTTCAACTGCAACCAATATAGTAACTGTACCTCCAGCTATTACCATGTATGGCGGCACTACAGTTCCTTCATTTAATGGAAGTGGGTCAGGAGCTTACCAAAATCCACGCGAAGTAATCTGGAACAACAATACCATATTTAGCATACCCAACAATACCAATGTAGGCATCAGTTATATATTACCACCTGTGCCAGCCATCGACTGCTGCGAATTGAAAGGAACTATATGCGTGAAGTTCACCTTCCGCGATCAAGACTGCAAAGAATGCGAAGTAATACGTTGTTTCGATTTTGCCATTAAGAAAAAAGCGGCAGGGAATAAATAA